Proteins co-encoded in one Actinomadura luteofluorescens genomic window:
- a CDS encoding response regulator transcription factor → MRVAVAEDSGIFRQALVTLLTTVGIEVVVSAGSGEELLAHVADDPPDVAIVDLHMPPTFTNEGVVAARRLLERHPGLGVLVLSAFNETPQAMELFRGRPRGVGYLLKDHVTDVENLRSALERVIRGEVVIDPDVVTRLVEARHREQELSRLSGREREVLELMAEGHSNAGIGRRLHLSARTVEDHVRAIFAKLKITTPGGPPGPQDSNKRVLAVLTWLRAAETR, encoded by the coding sequence ATGCGAGTAGCCGTGGCGGAGGACAGCGGAATCTTCCGGCAGGCTCTGGTCACCCTTCTCACCACGGTCGGGATCGAGGTGGTGGTGTCCGCGGGCTCCGGCGAGGAGCTGCTGGCCCACGTCGCCGACGACCCGCCCGACGTCGCCATCGTCGACCTGCACATGCCGCCCACGTTCACCAACGAGGGCGTCGTCGCGGCGCGCCGGCTCCTGGAGCGCCATCCCGGCCTCGGCGTCCTGGTCCTGTCGGCCTTCAACGAGACCCCGCAGGCGATGGAGCTGTTCCGCGGCAGGCCGCGCGGCGTCGGATACCTGCTGAAGGACCACGTCACGGACGTGGAGAACCTGCGCTCGGCGCTGGAGCGGGTCATCCGCGGCGAGGTCGTCATCGACCCCGACGTGGTGACCAGGCTGGTCGAGGCGCGGCACCGCGAGCAGGAGCTGTCCCGGCTGTCGGGGCGCGAGCGGGAGGTCCTGGAGCTGATGGCGGAGGGGCACTCCAACGCCGGCATCGGCAGGCGGCTGCACCTGTCCGCCCGTACGGTCGAGGACCATGTGCGGGCCATCTTCGCCAAGCTCAAGATCACCACGCCCGGCGGGCCGCCCGGTCCCCAGGACAGCAACAAGCGCGTGCTCGCCGTCCTGACCTGGCTGCGCGCCGCCGAGACCCGCTGA
- a CDS encoding ATP-binding protein produces MRPVLRWPPWLGARVRRALAAGAAVAGAALACGWPHWRAQPAAAAVTLVCCGGFAVAGGLFAAGRTGRRTGAAFVAAAAAWAVTWAAAWNTGAAPLVSVFAQSVFFAAIGVGVLLYPAGRLEGAAARLWTAAAVVIMVGGQALLCAVSRPAWNGFAASVAWPALRPEHEVFHGVQRGLAAAMTLLAGALVVILVARLPRTGRLDRALTVPVAVAVTFGVSGALVVQSTLIGSDAELADVLDVYLFQGVFATVLPLAFLGTALRARLAELTVAERMQRLLVGPLSVARVRDALRTVLGDGALDLWMWADGGYVDVDGRRMRAAPAGGAAGRRRHRVRTSGGEPLATVDLDAALGDHEPLVEAALVAGGRALETVRLQAAAQANLERAREARERLVRIQAAERERLAADLKHSAQQRLHALEEMLARLEDAAADPRAREQARTCRRELAEAVAELEALARGMHPAILADAGLGPAMELVAARTAVPVHLDMPAGRFPPEIESTLYFALCEALTNAVKHARADAIHLAVRPGPDGIAAEVRDDGVGGAAPDPGGGLAGLTDRVRALRGQVTVESPPGEGTTVRIVLPSGGGA; encoded by the coding sequence GTGAGGCCCGTCCTCCGGTGGCCGCCGTGGCTCGGCGCACGGGTCCGCCGCGCCCTGGCCGCGGGCGCGGCGGTCGCGGGCGCGGCGCTGGCCTGCGGCTGGCCGCACTGGCGCGCCCAGCCCGCCGCCGCCGCGGTCACCCTGGTCTGCTGCGGCGGGTTCGCCGTCGCGGGCGGGCTGTTCGCGGCGGGGCGGACCGGCCGGCGCACCGGCGCGGCGTTCGTCGCCGCCGCCGCGGCGTGGGCCGTCACCTGGGCGGCGGCCTGGAACACCGGCGCGGCGCCGCTGGTGTCGGTGTTCGCGCAGTCGGTGTTCTTCGCCGCGATCGGCGTCGGCGTCCTGCTGTACCCGGCCGGGCGGCTGGAGGGCGCCGCCGCGAGGCTGTGGACCGCCGCCGCCGTCGTGATCATGGTCGGCGGGCAGGCGCTGCTGTGCGCGGTCTCCCGGCCGGCCTGGAACGGCTTCGCGGCGTCGGTGGCCTGGCCGGCGCTGCGTCCCGAGCACGAGGTGTTCCACGGCGTCCAGCGGGGACTGGCCGCCGCGATGACCCTGCTGGCCGGCGCCCTCGTGGTGATCCTGGTGGCCCGCCTGCCGCGCACGGGGCGGCTGGACCGCGCCCTCACCGTTCCCGTCGCGGTCGCCGTGACGTTCGGCGTCTCCGGCGCCCTGGTGGTGCAGAGCACGCTCATCGGCAGCGACGCGGAGCTGGCGGACGTCCTGGACGTCTACCTCTTCCAGGGCGTCTTCGCCACGGTGCTGCCGCTGGCGTTCCTCGGCACCGCGCTGCGCGCCCGGCTGGCCGAGCTGACCGTCGCCGAGCGGATGCAGCGCCTGCTCGTCGGCCCCCTCTCGGTGGCGCGCGTCCGCGACGCGCTCCGCACCGTCCTCGGCGACGGCGCCCTGGACCTGTGGATGTGGGCGGACGGCGGCTACGTCGACGTCGACGGCCGCCGCATGCGCGCCGCGCCCGCCGGAGGCGCCGCGGGACGCCGGCGGCACCGGGTCCGCACGTCCGGCGGCGAGCCCCTCGCCACCGTCGACCTCGACGCCGCGCTCGGCGACCACGAGCCGCTCGTCGAGGCGGCGCTGGTCGCGGGCGGCCGCGCGCTGGAGACCGTGCGCCTCCAGGCCGCCGCGCAGGCCAATCTGGAACGGGCGCGCGAGGCGCGCGAGCGTCTGGTGCGCATCCAGGCGGCCGAGCGCGAGCGCCTCGCCGCCGACCTGAAGCACAGCGCGCAGCAGCGGCTCCACGCCCTGGAGGAGATGCTCGCCCGGCTGGAGGACGCGGCGGCCGACCCGCGGGCCCGCGAGCAGGCCCGCACCTGCCGGCGCGAGCTGGCCGAGGCGGTCGCCGAGCTGGAGGCCCTGGCCCGCGGCATGCACCCGGCGATCCTCGCCGACGCGGGGCTGGGCCCGGCGATGGAGCTGGTCGCGGCCCGCACGGCCGTCCCCGTCCATCTCGACATGCCCGCGGGCCGGTTCCCGCCCGAGATCGAGTCGACCCTCTACTTCGCGCTCTGCGAGGCCCTCACCAACGCCGTCAAGCACGCCCGGGCCGACGCGATCCACCTGGCCGTCCGCCCGGGGCCGGACGGGATCGCCGCCGAGGTGCGCGACGACGGCGTCGGCGGCGCCGCCCCGGACCCGGGCGGCGGCCTGGCGGGCCTCACCGACCGCGTCCGCGCGCTGCGGGGCCAGGTCACCGTCGAGAGCCCGCCGGGTGAGGGCACCACGGTGCGCATCGTCCTGCCGTCCGGGGGCGGCGCCTGA
- a CDS encoding TetR/AcrR family transcriptional regulator, whose translation MTSDDELLRSLLTGGPQSEPRTDRILDAALRSFETYGPRRTTMDDVARESGLGRATIYRRFPTKGDLLTGVLLREARRFFAELDEAVAALPTLEERLVEGFAVALRISREQRLMTRLMVVEPELFLPHATVRAGPLLAAARGYLAGRLRTAQRLGAAPADVDPEVVAEILVRLTHSLVLTPDGHIPLDDAGARDFARRYLLPIVRNAPA comes from the coding sequence ATGACGAGCGACGACGAACTCCTGCGGAGCCTGCTCACCGGCGGCCCGCAGAGCGAGCCGCGGACCGACCGCATCCTGGACGCCGCCCTGCGGTCCTTCGAGACCTACGGGCCGCGCCGCACCACCATGGACGACGTCGCGCGCGAGTCCGGCCTCGGCCGCGCCACGATCTACCGCCGCTTCCCGACCAAGGGCGACCTCCTCACCGGCGTGCTGCTGCGGGAGGCGCGGCGCTTCTTCGCCGAACTGGACGAGGCCGTCGCGGCGCTGCCCACCCTGGAGGAGCGGCTCGTCGAGGGGTTCGCCGTCGCCCTGCGCATCAGCCGCGAGCAGCGGCTCATGACCCGCCTCATGGTCGTCGAGCCCGAGCTGTTCCTGCCGCACGCCACGGTCAGGGCCGGGCCCCTGCTCGCCGCCGCCCGCGGCTACCTCGCCGGCCGGCTGCGCACCGCGCAGCGCCTCGGCGCCGCCCCGGCGGACGTCGACCCCGAGGTCGTCGCGGAGATCCTGGTGCGCCTCACGCACTCCCTCGTCCTCACCCCGGACGGCCACATCCCCCTCGACGACGCGGGCGCGCGCGACTTCGCCCGCCGCTACCTCCTGCCGATCGTCCGCAACGCCCCCGCCTGA
- a CDS encoding STAS domain-containing protein yields MSIGAGETPEGTPIDPLRVRSDVRGPCLLVEAEGELTILTADALREHVLADMRAMSGPPLIVLDVGEVSFCDSSGLNAMITLWKAAHGAGGELVLARPERRFRTIIERSGLDRHLIAHPTTEQALDALSAR; encoded by the coding sequence ATGTCCATCGGAGCCGGCGAGACGCCGGAGGGAACCCCCATCGATCCGTTGCGGGTCCGCAGCGACGTCCGCGGGCCCTGCCTGCTGGTCGAGGCGGAGGGAGAGCTCACGATCCTGACGGCCGACGCGCTGCGCGAGCACGTCCTGGCCGACATGCGGGCCATGAGCGGTCCGCCGCTGATCGTCCTGGACGTGGGCGAGGTGAGCTTCTGCGACTCCTCGGGACTGAACGCGATGATCACCCTGTGGAAGGCCGCCCACGGGGCCGGGGGCGAGCTCGTCCTGGCCCGCCCGGAGCGCCGGTTCCGCACGATCATCGAACGCAGCGGCCTGGACCGGCACCTCATCGCACACCCGACCACCGAGCAGGCCCTCGACGCTCTCTCCGCACGCTGA
- a CDS encoding ABC transporter permease, giving the protein MTATTLHAPAWAAGRDGGLTGTGMLLKSWLRRDRVMMPAWIYGLTALVSSTVYSLKHEYDTPSALAGFARGINDNPSTRALYGPVLNDGSVAGLSAWRVGATGAAFTAVMCVLLVVRHTRAEEEAGRLELVGAAAVGRRAPLTAALLTAVTAAGTLAAAAALVMILFGLPVAGSVAFGLSWFGAGLVFSGVAALTAQLAETSRLANGLALAVLGAAYLLRAVADAGSAHWLSWLSPIGWAQRLRPCADEQWAVLLLPLAAFVLLVAAAYLLTERRDLGAGILAPSLGPAHAPQSLRGPFTLWWRLQRGTLLGWAAGFLVYGLAIGGVADGVGDLVNGSDAVLNDIRKMGGQQDVADAFLATAMGLMALFTAAYAVQSVLRLRAEESGGRLEPVLATAVGRTRWAVAALAGTVAGTVVMLTATGLAVGLVHGARSGDLAGQLPRQLGAALAQLPSVWVVAAAAMLLFGALPRATSAAWGVLAVFLLLGQVGPLLGLPQAVMDLSPFTHTPKLPGAGADPLPLLALTAVAAVLAAAGLAAFRRRDVA; this is encoded by the coding sequence ATGACCGCCACGACCCTGCACGCCCCGGCGTGGGCCGCCGGCCGCGACGGCGGCCTCACCGGCACCGGCATGCTGCTGAAGAGCTGGCTGCGCCGCGACCGCGTCATGATGCCGGCCTGGATCTACGGGCTCACCGCGCTCGTCTCCAGCACCGTCTACAGCCTCAAGCACGAGTACGACACGCCCTCGGCGCTCGCGGGCTTCGCGCGCGGCATCAACGACAACCCGTCCACGCGGGCGCTCTACGGGCCCGTCCTGAACGACGGCAGCGTCGCGGGGCTCAGCGCGTGGCGGGTCGGCGCGACCGGCGCCGCGTTCACCGCGGTGATGTGCGTCCTGCTCGTCGTCCGGCACACGCGGGCCGAGGAGGAGGCCGGCCGGCTGGAGCTGGTCGGCGCCGCCGCCGTCGGGCGCCGCGCGCCGCTCACCGCGGCGCTCCTGACCGCCGTGACCGCCGCCGGGACCCTGGCCGCCGCGGCCGCCCTCGTCATGATCCTGTTCGGGCTGCCGGTGGCCGGCTCGGTCGCGTTCGGGCTGTCCTGGTTCGGCGCCGGGCTGGTGTTCTCGGGCGTCGCGGCGCTCACGGCCCAGCTCGCCGAGACCTCGCGCCTGGCCAACGGGCTGGCGCTCGCCGTCCTCGGCGCGGCCTACCTGCTGCGCGCCGTGGCCGACGCGGGCTCGGCGCACTGGCTGTCGTGGCTGTCGCCGATCGGCTGGGCGCAGCGCCTCCGCCCGTGCGCGGACGAGCAGTGGGCCGTCCTGCTGCTCCCTCTCGCCGCGTTCGTGCTGCTGGTCGCCGCCGCCTACCTGCTGACCGAGCGCCGCGACCTCGGCGCCGGGATCCTCGCGCCGTCCCTCGGCCCCGCGCACGCCCCGCAGTCCCTGCGCGGCCCGTTCACCCTGTGGTGGCGGCTCCAACGCGGGACGCTGCTCGGCTGGGCCGCCGGGTTCCTGGTGTACGGGCTGGCCATCGGCGGCGTCGCGGACGGCGTCGGCGACCTGGTCAACGGAAGCGACGCCGTCCTGAACGACATCCGCAAGATGGGGGGCCAGCAGGACGTCGCGGACGCGTTCCTCGCCACGGCCATGGGTCTCATGGCGCTGTTCACCGCCGCCTACGCGGTGCAGAGCGTCCTGCGGCTGCGCGCGGAGGAGAGCGGCGGGCGCCTGGAGCCCGTCCTCGCGACCGCCGTCGGCCGCACCCGCTGGGCCGTCGCCGCCCTGGCCGGCACCGTCGCGGGGACGGTGGTCATGCTCACCGCCACCGGGCTGGCCGTGGGCCTGGTCCACGGCGCCCGATCGGGCGACCTGGCCGGTCAGCTCCCCCGCCAGCTCGGCGCGGCGCTGGCCCAGCTCCCGTCGGTCTGGGTCGTCGCCGCGGCCGCGATGCTGCTGTTCGGGGCACTCCCCCGCGCGACGTCCGCCGCATGGGGCGTCCTCGCGGTCTTCCTGCTCCTCGGCCAGGTGGGGCCGCTGCTGGGCCTCCCGCAGGCGGTGATGGACCTGTCCCCCTTCACCCACACCCCGAAGCTGCCCGGCGCCGGCGCCGACCCGCTCCCCCTCCTCGCGCTCACCGCGGTGGCGGCCGTCCTGGCGGCGGCCGGGCTGGCCGCGTTCCGCCGCCGCGACGTCGCCTGA
- a CDS encoding ABC transporter ATP-binding protein, with translation MNDVVRAEGLVKTFGPTRALDGLDLRVATGEVHGFLGPNGAGKSTTIRVLLGLMRADSGDASLLGGDPWRDATALHRRIAYVPGDVTLWPNLSGGEVIDLLGRLRGGLDGNRRDELLDRFELDPKKKGRAYSKGNRQKVALVAAFASDAELLILDEPTSGLDPLMEEVFQECVREERRDGRTVLLSSHILSEVEALCDRVTIIRKGRTVETGTLDELRHLTRTSIHAELAAAPDGVPLPGAHDVRIDGNTITFEVDTPELDAALKELTRIGVRTLSSRPPTLEELFLRHYEDDLARETAR, from the coding sequence ATGAATGACGTGGTCCGGGCCGAGGGCCTGGTCAAGACGTTCGGCCCGACGCGCGCGCTCGACGGCCTCGACCTGCGCGTGGCGACCGGCGAGGTGCACGGGTTCCTCGGCCCCAACGGCGCCGGGAAGTCCACGACCATCCGCGTCCTGCTCGGGCTGATGCGCGCCGACTCCGGGGACGCGAGCCTGCTCGGCGGCGACCCGTGGCGCGACGCCACCGCCCTGCACCGCCGCATCGCCTACGTCCCGGGCGACGTCACGCTGTGGCCGAACCTGTCCGGCGGCGAGGTCATCGACCTGCTCGGGCGGCTGCGCGGCGGGCTCGACGGGAACCGGCGGGACGAGCTCCTCGACCGCTTCGAGCTCGACCCGAAGAAGAAGGGCCGCGCCTACTCCAAGGGCAACCGGCAGAAGGTCGCCCTCGTCGCGGCGTTCGCGTCCGACGCGGAGCTGCTCATCCTCGACGAGCCGACCTCCGGCCTCGATCCGCTCATGGAGGAGGTCTTCCAGGAGTGCGTGCGGGAGGAGAGGCGCGACGGGCGCACCGTCCTGCTGTCCAGCCACATCCTCAGCGAGGTCGAGGCGCTCTGCGACCGCGTCACCATCATCCGCAAGGGCCGGACGGTCGAGACCGGCACGCTCGACGAGCTGCGGCACCTGACGCGCACGTCCATCCACGCCGAGCTCGCCGCGGCCCCGGACGGCGTCCCGCTGCCGGGGGCGCACGACGTCCGCATCGACGGCAACACCATCACGTTCGAGGTCGACACCCCCGAGCTGGACGCCGCGCTCAAGGAGCTCACCCGGATCGGCGTGCGGACCCTGTCGAGCCGGCCGCCCACGCTCGAAGAGCTGTTCCTGCGCCACTACGAGGACGACCTCGCCAGGGAGACCGCCAGATGA
- a CDS encoding TetR family transcriptional regulator, producing the protein MARTAAGPAPEDLTARAKIRDVALLQFAEHGMRGATFRGIAEAAGVSVGLVQHHFGSKEELREACDAYALDTVRDLSSTSAGRAMGDPGFLAAAVQADLPVRRYLARALVDGSAAAARMFDDLVAVTERYMADPPPGTFAPTTRDARAYAAAIVAMTTGIEVLHQHLSRVLGADTFTPEGSLRLRRAVLEIFDDRLLERETVARAHAAMDQYEAGLKGDDDE; encoded by the coding sequence ATGGCGAGGACCGCCGCGGGCCCGGCGCCCGAGGACCTGACGGCGCGGGCCAAGATCCGTGACGTGGCGCTGCTGCAGTTCGCCGAGCACGGCATGAGGGGCGCGACGTTCCGCGGGATCGCCGAGGCCGCCGGGGTCTCGGTGGGGCTCGTCCAGCACCACTTCGGCTCGAAGGAGGAACTGCGCGAGGCGTGCGACGCCTACGCGCTCGACACGGTCCGCGACCTCAGCTCGACGTCCGCCGGCCGGGCGATGGGCGACCCCGGTTTCCTGGCCGCGGCCGTCCAGGCCGACCTTCCCGTGCGGCGCTACCTGGCACGCGCGCTCGTCGACGGCTCGGCGGCGGCGGCCCGCATGTTCGACGACCTGGTCGCGGTGACCGAGCGGTACATGGCGGACCCGCCGCCCGGAACCTTCGCGCCCACCACCCGCGACGCGCGGGCCTACGCCGCCGCGATCGTCGCGATGACGACGGGGATCGAGGTGCTGCACCAGCACCTCAGCCGGGTCCTCGGCGCCGACACCTTCACCCCCGAGGGGTCGCTCCGGCTGCGCCGCGCGGTCCTGGAGATCTTCGACGACCGCCTGCTCGAACGGGAGACCGTCGCGCGCGCCCACGCGGCGATGGACCAGTACGAGGCCGGTCTCAAGGGAGACGACGATGAATGA
- a CDS encoding FecCD family ABC transporter permease has translation MVSPARERPPKSPERQGPSRGAHPFGTALLAAALLLTVAASLAIGAGDVPIADVLPGVFSPDDGSRAQLIVHELRLPRTLLGVAVGMALGLAGAVMQALTRNPLAEPGLLGVNGGAALAVVLVIAAFRVDDLLVYVWAAFAGAAGAAVLVHLIGARGRGGASPARLVLAGAAVNAVFSAMTAGVMLFTPRTFGGFRFWQVGSLGGRDMPVFLRVLPFIVAGTLLALALARPLNALGLGDDAGRALGSSPGRTRALGALAVVLLCGAATAAAGPVTFLGLAVPFVVRTAVGPDQRLVLPYSLLLAPVLLLGADILGRVVAPGELETGIVTAFLGAPLFAVMVRRGRTRDL, from the coding sequence GTGGTTTCCCCCGCGCGAGAACGCCCGCCGAAATCCCCGGAACGGCAGGGGCCGTCGCGCGGCGCGCATCCCTTCGGGACGGCCCTGCTCGCGGCGGCGCTGCTGCTGACGGTCGCGGCCAGCCTCGCGATCGGCGCCGGTGACGTCCCGATCGCGGACGTGCTTCCCGGGGTGTTCTCCCCGGACGACGGCTCCCGGGCGCAGCTGATCGTCCACGAGCTGCGCCTGCCCCGTACCCTCCTCGGCGTCGCCGTCGGCATGGCGCTCGGGCTGGCGGGCGCGGTGATGCAGGCGCTCACCCGCAACCCGCTCGCCGAACCGGGACTGCTCGGCGTGAACGGCGGCGCGGCCCTCGCGGTCGTCCTCGTCATCGCCGCGTTCCGCGTCGACGACCTGCTCGTCTACGTGTGGGCCGCGTTCGCCGGGGCGGCGGGCGCGGCGGTCCTCGTCCACCTGATCGGCGCCCGGGGCCGCGGCGGCGCCTCCCCGGCGCGGCTGGTGCTCGCCGGGGCCGCCGTGAACGCCGTCTTCAGCGCGATGACGGCCGGCGTGATGCTCTTCACCCCGCGCACCTTCGGCGGCTTCCGGTTCTGGCAGGTCGGTTCGCTCGGCGGCCGCGACATGCCGGTCTTCCTGCGCGTCCTGCCGTTCATCGTCGCCGGGACGCTGCTGGCGCTGGCGCTCGCCCGCCCGCTCAACGCCCTCGGCCTCGGCGACGATGCGGGCCGCGCCCTCGGCTCCAGCCCCGGCCGGACGAGGGCGCTCGGGGCCCTCGCGGTGGTGCTGCTGTGCGGGGCCGCGACGGCGGCGGCCGGGCCCGTCACGTTCCTCGGGCTGGCCGTCCCCTTCGTCGTCCGGACGGCGGTCGGCCCGGACCAGCGGCTCGTCCTGCCCTACTCGCTGCTCCTGGCGCCCGTCCTGCTGCTCGGCGCCGACATCCTCGGCCGCGTCGTCGCGCCCGGAGAGCTGGAGACCGGCATCGTCACCGCGTTCCTCGGGGCGCCGCTGTTCGCGGTGATGGTCCGCAGGGGGAGGACGCGCGACCTATGA
- a CDS encoding FecCD family ABC transporter permease, giving the protein MRVIRAAGVSLRWEPRTAAVCGVLAAVAACAAVLVVGSGEFPIAPPDVVRVLLGRGDQATEFIVTTLRLPRAVTGLLAGLALGLSGAIFQSISRNPLGSPDLIGFTTGSATGALLQILVFGGGAVAITASSVAGAVLTALAVYLVAYRRGGGVHGVRLVLIGVAAAAMLEALNSYLITRAELRDAYEAAFWLTGSLNGRDWSQAVPLALALAVLVPAALLPARSLGMGELGDDAARALGVPVQRTRALLTVAGVGLVAAATAAAGPVPFVALAAPQLARRLTRRPGAQLLPAALTGAALLASADLVALHLPVAVPVGVVTGVLGGAYLAWLLSVPGRR; this is encoded by the coding sequence ATGAGAGTCATCCGTGCGGCCGGGGTGTCGCTGCGATGGGAGCCGCGCACGGCGGCGGTCTGCGGCGTGCTGGCGGCGGTGGCCGCCTGCGCGGCCGTCCTCGTGGTCGGCTCCGGTGAGTTCCCCATCGCGCCGCCGGACGTGGTGCGCGTCCTGCTCGGCCGGGGAGACCAGGCCACCGAGTTCATCGTCACGACCCTGCGCCTGCCCCGCGCCGTCACCGGCCTGCTCGCCGGTCTGGCGCTCGGCCTGTCCGGGGCGATCTTCCAGAGCATCTCCCGCAACCCCCTCGGCAGCCCCGACCTCATCGGCTTCACGACCGGGTCGGCGACGGGCGCGCTGCTGCAGATCCTGGTGTTCGGCGGCGGCGCGGTCGCGATCACCGCCAGTTCGGTCGCGGGCGCGGTGCTGACCGCGCTCGCGGTGTACCTGGTGGCCTACCGCCGGGGCGGCGGCGTGCACGGCGTCCGGCTCGTGCTGATCGGCGTCGCGGCGGCGGCGATGCTGGAGGCGCTCAACTCCTACCTCATCACCCGCGCCGAACTGCGCGACGCCTACGAGGCCGCGTTCTGGCTCACCGGCAGCCTCAACGGGAGGGACTGGAGCCAGGCCGTCCCGCTCGCGCTCGCGCTGGCCGTGCTCGTCCCCGCGGCGCTGCTGCCGGCCCGGTCGCTCGGCATGGGCGAGCTCGGCGACGACGCCGCGCGGGCGCTCGGCGTGCCCGTCCAGCGGACGCGGGCGCTGCTGACGGTCGCCGGGGTGGGGCTCGTCGCGGCGGCGACCGCGGCGGCAGGGCCCGTCCCGTTCGTGGCGCTCGCCGCGCCGCAGCTCGCCCGGCGGCTGACCCGCCGCCCCGGCGCGCAGCTGCTGCCCGCCGCGCTGACCGGGGCCGCGCTGCTGGCGAGCGCGGACCTCGTCGCGCTGCACCTGCCGGTCGCGGTGCCGGTCGGCGTCGTCACCGGCGTCCTCGGCGGCGCGTACCTGGCGTGGCTGCTGTCGGTGCCCGGGCGGCGTTGA